One region of Quercus lobata isolate SW786 chromosome 2, ValleyOak3.0 Primary Assembly, whole genome shotgun sequence genomic DNA includes:
- the LOC115974412 gene encoding jacalin-related lectin 3-like isoform X5, producing MSLEASQKKPITVGPWGGQHGLCWDDGVYSSVRQLVIAHGVGIDSIQIEYDNKGTSIWSEKHGGNGSNKIDRVKLDFPDEFLTSIHGHYGCLNEWGPVFVRSLSFESNRKTYGPFGTEQGTYFSFPMAGGKIVGFHGKAGWYLDAIGAYLKPVEKQYSSNVRLKSQNYVANGTEKVGYSVIQGSVGENFDIVLAVRQKDEYGNPLQKKTREFSTTEYNKVEIKEKVPSIEKVPSRVDGAVTYGPWGGTGGSTFDDGTYTGIRQINLSRNVGIVWIRALYDCDGDAIWGNRHGGSGGFKNEKIIFDFPSEVLTHIVGSYGPLMYMGPSVIRSLTFYTNKGKYGPFGEEQGTSFATKLKEGKIVGIHGRKGLFLDALGVHVIEGKIMPLNHCTSNAIIPYEPAVSELDNPHWSNKLALARQVPNEEVAFGVIKEPAPCGPGPWGGDGGRPWDDGVFSGIKQIYLTRVAEAICSVQIEYDRNGQAVWSIKHGGNGGTATHRIKLEYPHEVLICISGYYGSVSRDERPKVIKSLTFYTSRGKYGPFGEEIGTFFTSTTTEGKVVGFHGRSSSYLDAIGIHMQHWLGNQRTAKSSIFRRFT from the exons ATG AGTTTGGAGGCTAGCCAGAAGAAACCAATAACAGTTGGGCCATGGGGAGGCCAGCATGGCTTGTGTTGGGACGATGGGGTTTACTCATCTGTGAGGCAGTTGGTGATAGCTCATGGAGTGGGCATTGACTCCATCCAAATTGAATATGACAACAAAGGGACTTCAATTTGGTCAGAGAAGCATGGTGGAAATGGAAGCAACAAAATAGACAGG GTCAAGCTTGACTTCCCAGATGAGTTCCTAACTTCAATACATGGACACTATGGTTGCTTAAATGAATGGGGACCAGTGTTTGTTCGATCACTTTCTTTTGAAAGCAACAGGAAAACATATGGACCATTTGGTACTGAACAAGGAACCTATTTCTCATTCCCAATGGCTGGGGGCAAGATTGTTGGGTTCCATGGCAAGGCTGGCTGGTATCTTGATGCAATTGGAGCTTATTTGAAACCAGTTGAGAAGCAATATTCGTCCAATGTTAGGCTCAAATCACAAAACTACGTTGCTAATGGGACTGAGAAGGTTGGCTACTCTGTAATACAAGGGAGCGTTGGAGAAAACTTTGATATAGTTCTTGCTGTAAGACAAAAGGATGAATATGGCAACCCTCTACAGAAAAAAACTAGGGAGTTTTCTACCACAGAATACAACAAGGTAGAGATCAAAGAAAAG GTGCCAAGCATTGAGAAGGTGCCCTCGAGAGTTGATGGCGCTGTAACATATGGACCCTGGGGTGGTACTGGTGGGTCTACATTTGATGATGGAACCTACACAGGTATTAGACAAATTAATTTGTCACGCAATGTTGGAATTGTTTGGATAAGAGCCTTGTATGATTGTGATGGGGATGCCATATGGGGAAACAGACATGGTGGCAGTGGAggatttaaaaatgaaaag ATAATCTTTGATTTCCCATCTGAAGTTTTGACACATATAGTAGGCTCATATGGTCCTCTGATGTACATGGGGCCTAGTGTTATCAGGTCACTCACTTTCTACACCAATAAAGGGAAGTATGGGCCATTTGGAGAAGAACAAGGAACCAGTTTCGCCACCAAATTGAAGGAAGGAAAGATTGTCGGTATCCACGGGAGGAAAGGTTTATTCTTAGATGCTCTAGGTGTACATGTTATAGAAGGGAAAATAATGCCACTGAATCATTGTACTTCCAATGCAATTATACCTTACGAACCTGCTGTCTCTGAGTTAGATAATCCTCACTGGTCCAATAAACTTGCATTAGCAAGGCAAGTACCAAATGAAGAG GTTGCCTTTGGTGTGATAAAAGAACCAGCTCCATGTGGACCAGGTCCATGGGGAGGGGATGGAGGGAGACCATGGGATGATGGTGTGTTTTCGGGGATCAAGCAGATCTATTTGACAAGAGTAGCAGAAGCCATTTGTTCGGTTCAGATTGAGTATGATCGAAATGGACAAGCAGTTTGGTCCATTAAGCATGGGGGTAATGGAGGAACTGCCACACATCGg ATAAAATTGGAGTACCCACATGAAGTATTGATTTGCATCTCTGGTTATTATGGTTCAGTCAGTAGAGATGAGCGACCTAAAGTTATAAAGTCACTAACATTTTACACCAGTCGAGGGAAGTATGGTCCATTTGGTGAGGAAATAGGAACATTCTTCACATCAACCACCACAGAAGGCAAGGTGGTCGGTTTTCATGGTAGGAGTAGCTCGTACTTGGATGCCATTGGAATCCATATGCAACACTGGCTCGGAAATCAACGAACTGCAAAGTCATCCATCTTCAGAAGGTTTACTTGA
- the LOC115974412 gene encoding pentatricopeptide repeat-containing protein At1g19720-like isoform X6, with product MENLVILCNASPPLPIPSKLANQSKFSTKPTISFSVKTHPKLTDAHLNSLSKNGRLSEAITALDSIAQSGSKVNSNTYINLLQSCIDLNSIQLGRELHARINLVNDVNPYVETKIVSMYAKCGSLDDARKVFDEMGERNLYTWSAMIGACSRGKRWREVVELFFLMMGNGVVPDSFLFPKVLQACANCGEFETGKLIHSLVVRLGMSCYLFVNNSILAVYVKSGKLSLARKFFENMDERDSVTWNAIISGYCQKGEIEEALRLFDAMLEEGVEPGSVTWNILITSYNQLGQCDVAKELMKKMESFGITPDVFTWTSMISGYAQNNKNNRALDLFKDMLQEGVKPNGVTITNAISACSTLKSLDKGLEIHSVAVKMGLINDLLVGNSLTDMYSKCGELEAAWKVFDMVLEKDVYTWNSMIGGYCQAGYYGKAHQLLMKMQESGVSPNVVTWNMMISGYMQNGDEDQAMDLFQKMENDGKTKRDTASWNALIAGYLQTGQKDKALGIFRQMQSSYVIPNSVTILSVLPACANLIAGKKVKEIHGCVFRRSLETELPIANSLIDTYAKSGNIIYSRTIFDGLASKDIITWNSLIGGYVLHGHADTALVLFDQMKKFGVRPNRGTFANIIVEGEKKPITVGPWGGQHGLCWDDGVYSSVRQLVIAHGVGIDSIQIEYDNKGTSIWSEKHGGNGSNKIDRVKLDFPDEFLTSIHGHYGCLNEWGPVFVRSLSFESNRKTYGPFGTEQGTYFSFPMAGGKIVGFHGKAGWYLDAIGAYLKPVEKQYSSNVRLKSQNYVANGTEKVGYSVIQGSVGENFDIVLAVRQKDEYGNPLQKKTREFSTTEYNKVEIKEKVPSIEKVPSRVDGAVTYGPWGGTGGSTFDDGTYTGIRQINLSRNVGIVWIRALYDCDGDAIWGNRHGGSGGFKNEKIIFDFPSEVLTHIVGSYGPLMYMGPSVIRSLTFYTNKGKYGPFGEEQGTSFATKLKEGKIVGIHGRKGLFLDALGVHVIEGKIMPLNHCTSNAIIPYEPAVSELDNPHWSNKLALARQVPNEEVAFGVIKEPAPCGPGPWGGDGGRPWDDGVFSGIKQIYLTRVAEAICSVQIEYDRNGQAVWSIKHGGNGGTATHRIKLEYPHEVLICISGYYGSVSRDERPKVIKSLTFYTSRGKYGPFGEEIGTFFTSTTTEGKVVGFHGRSSSYLDAIGIHMQHWLGNQRTAKSSIFRRFT from the exons ATGGAGAACTTAGTCATACTCTGCAACGCTAGCCCTCCATTGCCAATCCCATCCAAACTAGCCAACCAATCCAAGTTCTCAACCAAACCCACCATCTCTTTCTCCGTAAAAACCCACCCAAAACTCACTGACGCTCATTTGAATTCCCTCAGCAAAAATGGGCGCCTCAGCGAGGCCATAACAGCTCTTGACTCCATTGCTCAATCTGGGTCCAAGGTAAATTCCAATACTTATATCAATCTGTTACAGTCTTGCATTGATTTGAACTCTATTCAACTGGGTCGGGAGCTCCATGCGCGTATTAATTTAGTTAATGATGTGAACCCATATGTTGAGACGAAGATTGTCAGCATGTATGCTAAATGTGGGTCTCTGGACGATGCACGCaaggtgtttgatgaaatggGTGAGAGAAACTTGTACACTTGGTCGGCGATGATTGGTGCGTGCTCGAGAGGGAAGAGGTGGAGGGAGGTTGTGGagcttttctttttgatgatGGGAAATGGTGTTGTGCCTGATAGTTTTTTGTTCCCTAAAGTCTTGCAGGCGTGTGCAAATTGCGGGGAATTTGAGACTGGGAAGTTGATACATTCATTGGTGGTTCGACTTGGGATGAGTTGTTATTTGTTTGTTAACAATTCAATTTTGGCTGTGTATGTAAAGAGTGGGAAATTGAGTTTGGCAAGGAAGTTTTTTGAGAACATGGATGAGAGAGATTCAGTCACTTGGAATGCAATCATATCTGGGTATTGCCAGAAGGGTGAGATTGAGGAAGCTCTTAGATTGTTTGATGCAATGCTTGAAGAAGGGGTTGAACCGGGTTCAGTGACTTGGAACATATTGATTACTAGTTATAATCAGTTAGGGCAGTGTGATGTTGCGAAGGAattgatgaagaagatggagagtTTTGGAATAACTCCTGATGTATTTACTTGGACTTCTATGATTTCGGGGTATGCTCAAAACAACAAGAACAACCGGGCGTTGGATCTGTTCAAGGATATGCTTCAGGAAGGGGTTAAGCCAAATGGGGTTACGATTACAAATGCAATTTCAGCATGTTCAACTTTGAAATCACTAGATAAGGGGTTGGAAATCCATTCTGTTGCTGTTAAGATGGGTTTAATCAATGATTTATTGGTTGGAAATTCTCTCACTGACATGTATTCCAAGTGTGGGGAATTGGAGGCAGCTTGGAAAGTCTTTGATATGGTATTGGAGAAAGATGTATACACTTGGAACTCGATGATTGGAGGATATTGCCAAGCTGGCTATTATGGTAAAGCCCATCAACTCCTTATGAAAATGCAGGAATCAGGTGTATCGCCAAATGTTGTGACGTGGAATATGATGATCTCGGGATATATGCAGAATGGAGATGAGGATCAAGCCATGGATCTCTTCcagaaaatggaaaatgatgGGAAAACTAAGCGGGATACTGCTTCATGGAATGCTCTTATTGCTGGTTACCTGCAAACTGGGCAAAAGGACAAGGCGTTGGGTATTTTTAGACAAATGCAGTCTTCCTATGTTATTCCCAATTCAGTTACAATTTTGAGTGTCTTACCTGCATGTGCAAATTTAATTGCTGGGAAGAAGGTAAAAGAGATCCATGGTTGTGTATTCCGTAGAAGCTTAGAGACTGAACTTCCTATTGCGAATTCTCTTATTGACACTTATGCCAAGTCAGGGAATATAATATATTCAAGAACCATTTTTGATGGATTGGCTTCCAAAGATATCATCACCTGGAACTCCTTGATCGGTGGATATGTTTTACATGGTCATGCAGATACTGCACTTGTTCTCTTTGATCAGATGAAAAAGTTTGGAGTCAGACCAAATAGAGGTACCTTTGCAAATATTATT gtggagggtgag AAGAAACCAATAACAGTTGGGCCATGGGGAGGCCAGCATGGCTTGTGTTGGGACGATGGGGTTTACTCATCTGTGAGGCAGTTGGTGATAGCTCATGGAGTGGGCATTGACTCCATCCAAATTGAATATGACAACAAAGGGACTTCAATTTGGTCAGAGAAGCATGGTGGAAATGGAAGCAACAAAATAGACAGG GTCAAGCTTGACTTCCCAGATGAGTTCCTAACTTCAATACATGGACACTATGGTTGCTTAAATGAATGGGGACCAGTGTTTGTTCGATCACTTTCTTTTGAAAGCAACAGGAAAACATATGGACCATTTGGTACTGAACAAGGAACCTATTTCTCATTCCCAATGGCTGGGGGCAAGATTGTTGGGTTCCATGGCAAGGCTGGCTGGTATCTTGATGCAATTGGAGCTTATTTGAAACCAGTTGAGAAGCAATATTCGTCCAATGTTAGGCTCAAATCACAAAACTACGTTGCTAATGGGACTGAGAAGGTTGGCTACTCTGTAATACAAGGGAGCGTTGGAGAAAACTTTGATATAGTTCTTGCTGTAAGACAAAAGGATGAATATGGCAACCCTCTACAGAAAAAAACTAGGGAGTTTTCTACCACAGAATACAACAAGGTAGAGATCAAAGAAAAG GTGCCAAGCATTGAGAAGGTGCCCTCGAGAGTTGATGGCGCTGTAACATATGGACCCTGGGGTGGTACTGGTGGGTCTACATTTGATGATGGAACCTACACAGGTATTAGACAAATTAATTTGTCACGCAATGTTGGAATTGTTTGGATAAGAGCCTTGTATGATTGTGATGGGGATGCCATATGGGGAAACAGACATGGTGGCAGTGGAggatttaaaaatgaaaag ATAATCTTTGATTTCCCATCTGAAGTTTTGACACATATAGTAGGCTCATATGGTCCTCTGATGTACATGGGGCCTAGTGTTATCAGGTCACTCACTTTCTACACCAATAAAGGGAAGTATGGGCCATTTGGAGAAGAACAAGGAACCAGTTTCGCCACCAAATTGAAGGAAGGAAAGATTGTCGGTATCCACGGGAGGAAAGGTTTATTCTTAGATGCTCTAGGTGTACATGTTATAGAAGGGAAAATAATGCCACTGAATCATTGTACTTCCAATGCAATTATACCTTACGAACCTGCTGTCTCTGAGTTAGATAATCCTCACTGGTCCAATAAACTTGCATTAGCAAGGCAAGTACCAAATGAAGAG GTTGCCTTTGGTGTGATAAAAGAACCAGCTCCATGTGGACCAGGTCCATGGGGAGGGGATGGAGGGAGACCATGGGATGATGGTGTGTTTTCGGGGATCAAGCAGATCTATTTGACAAGAGTAGCAGAAGCCATTTGTTCGGTTCAGATTGAGTATGATCGAAATGGACAAGCAGTTTGGTCCATTAAGCATGGGGGTAATGGAGGAACTGCCACACATCGg ATAAAATTGGAGTACCCACATGAAGTATTGATTTGCATCTCTGGTTATTATGGTTCAGTCAGTAGAGATGAGCGACCTAAAGTTATAAAGTCACTAACATTTTACACCAGTCGAGGGAAGTATGGTCCATTTGGTGAGGAAATAGGAACATTCTTCACATCAACCACCACAGAAGGCAAGGTGGTCGGTTTTCATGGTAGGAGTAGCTCGTACTTGGATGCCATTGGAATCCATATGCAACACTGGCTCGGAAATCAACGAACTGCAAAGTCATCCATCTTCAGAAGGTTTACTTGA
- the LOC115974412 gene encoding jacalin-related lectin 3-like isoform X1 — MGSRYTSSCHGSCNSMFHSMAFMVCGWGRKSHEHMVMSKSLEASQKKPITVGPWGGQHGLCWDDGVYSSVRQLVIAHGVGIDSIQIEYDNKGTSIWSEKHGGNGSNKIDRVKLDFPDEFLTSIHGHYGCLNEWGPVFVRSLSFESNRKTYGPFGTEQGTYFSFPMAGGKIVGFHGKAGWYLDAIGAYLKPVEKQYSSNVRLKSQNYVANGTEKVGYSVIQGSVGENFDIVLAVRQKDEYGNPLQKKTREFSTTEYNKVEIKEKVPSIEKVPSRVDGAVTYGPWGGTGGSTFDDGTYTGIRQINLSRNVGIVWIRALYDCDGDAIWGNRHGGSGGFKNEKIIFDFPSEVLTHIVGSYGPLMYMGPSVIRSLTFYTNKGKYGPFGEEQGTSFATKLKEGKIVGIHGRKGLFLDALGVHVIEGKIMPLNHCTSNAIIPYEPAVSELDNPHWSNKLALARQVPNEEVAFGVIKEPAPCGPGPWGGDGGRPWDDGVFSGIKQIYLTRVAEAICSVQIEYDRNGQAVWSIKHGGNGGTATHRIKLEYPHEVLICISGYYGSVSRDERPKVIKSLTFYTSRGKYGPFGEEIGTFFTSTTTEGKVVGFHGRSSSYLDAIGIHMQHWLGNQRTAKSSIFRRFT, encoded by the exons ATGGGTTCCAGATATACTTCAAGCTGTCATGGATCTTGTAACAGCAT GTTCCATTCCATGGCATTTATGGTTTGTGGATGGGGGCGAAAAAGCCATGAGCACATGGTTATGAGCAAG AGTTTGGAGGCTAGCCAGAAGAAACCAATAACAGTTGGGCCATGGGGAGGCCAGCATGGCTTGTGTTGGGACGATGGGGTTTACTCATCTGTGAGGCAGTTGGTGATAGCTCATGGAGTGGGCATTGACTCCATCCAAATTGAATATGACAACAAAGGGACTTCAATTTGGTCAGAGAAGCATGGTGGAAATGGAAGCAACAAAATAGACAGG GTCAAGCTTGACTTCCCAGATGAGTTCCTAACTTCAATACATGGACACTATGGTTGCTTAAATGAATGGGGACCAGTGTTTGTTCGATCACTTTCTTTTGAAAGCAACAGGAAAACATATGGACCATTTGGTACTGAACAAGGAACCTATTTCTCATTCCCAATGGCTGGGGGCAAGATTGTTGGGTTCCATGGCAAGGCTGGCTGGTATCTTGATGCAATTGGAGCTTATTTGAAACCAGTTGAGAAGCAATATTCGTCCAATGTTAGGCTCAAATCACAAAACTACGTTGCTAATGGGACTGAGAAGGTTGGCTACTCTGTAATACAAGGGAGCGTTGGAGAAAACTTTGATATAGTTCTTGCTGTAAGACAAAAGGATGAATATGGCAACCCTCTACAGAAAAAAACTAGGGAGTTTTCTACCACAGAATACAACAAGGTAGAGATCAAAGAAAAG GTGCCAAGCATTGAGAAGGTGCCCTCGAGAGTTGATGGCGCTGTAACATATGGACCCTGGGGTGGTACTGGTGGGTCTACATTTGATGATGGAACCTACACAGGTATTAGACAAATTAATTTGTCACGCAATGTTGGAATTGTTTGGATAAGAGCCTTGTATGATTGTGATGGGGATGCCATATGGGGAAACAGACATGGTGGCAGTGGAggatttaaaaatgaaaag ATAATCTTTGATTTCCCATCTGAAGTTTTGACACATATAGTAGGCTCATATGGTCCTCTGATGTACATGGGGCCTAGTGTTATCAGGTCACTCACTTTCTACACCAATAAAGGGAAGTATGGGCCATTTGGAGAAGAACAAGGAACCAGTTTCGCCACCAAATTGAAGGAAGGAAAGATTGTCGGTATCCACGGGAGGAAAGGTTTATTCTTAGATGCTCTAGGTGTACATGTTATAGAAGGGAAAATAATGCCACTGAATCATTGTACTTCCAATGCAATTATACCTTACGAACCTGCTGTCTCTGAGTTAGATAATCCTCACTGGTCCAATAAACTTGCATTAGCAAGGCAAGTACCAAATGAAGAG GTTGCCTTTGGTGTGATAAAAGAACCAGCTCCATGTGGACCAGGTCCATGGGGAGGGGATGGAGGGAGACCATGGGATGATGGTGTGTTTTCGGGGATCAAGCAGATCTATTTGACAAGAGTAGCAGAAGCCATTTGTTCGGTTCAGATTGAGTATGATCGAAATGGACAAGCAGTTTGGTCCATTAAGCATGGGGGTAATGGAGGAACTGCCACACATCGg ATAAAATTGGAGTACCCACATGAAGTATTGATTTGCATCTCTGGTTATTATGGTTCAGTCAGTAGAGATGAGCGACCTAAAGTTATAAAGTCACTAACATTTTACACCAGTCGAGGGAAGTATGGTCCATTTGGTGAGGAAATAGGAACATTCTTCACATCAACCACCACAGAAGGCAAGGTGGTCGGTTTTCATGGTAGGAGTAGCTCGTACTTGGATGCCATTGGAATCCATATGCAACACTGGCTCGGAAATCAACGAACTGCAAAGTCATCCATCTTCAGAAGGTTTACTTGA
- the LOC115974412 gene encoding jacalin-related lectin 3-like isoform X2 → MAWIIFSAKFHSMAFMVCGWGRKSHEHMVMSKSLEASQKKPITVGPWGGQHGLCWDDGVYSSVRQLVIAHGVGIDSIQIEYDNKGTSIWSEKHGGNGSNKIDRVKLDFPDEFLTSIHGHYGCLNEWGPVFVRSLSFESNRKTYGPFGTEQGTYFSFPMAGGKIVGFHGKAGWYLDAIGAYLKPVEKQYSSNVRLKSQNYVANGTEKVGYSVIQGSVGENFDIVLAVRQKDEYGNPLQKKTREFSTTEYNKVEIKEKVPSIEKVPSRVDGAVTYGPWGGTGGSTFDDGTYTGIRQINLSRNVGIVWIRALYDCDGDAIWGNRHGGSGGFKNEKIIFDFPSEVLTHIVGSYGPLMYMGPSVIRSLTFYTNKGKYGPFGEEQGTSFATKLKEGKIVGIHGRKGLFLDALGVHVIEGKIMPLNHCTSNAIIPYEPAVSELDNPHWSNKLALARQVPNEEVAFGVIKEPAPCGPGPWGGDGGRPWDDGVFSGIKQIYLTRVAEAICSVQIEYDRNGQAVWSIKHGGNGGTATHRIKLEYPHEVLICISGYYGSVSRDERPKVIKSLTFYTSRGKYGPFGEEIGTFFTSTTTEGKVVGFHGRSSSYLDAIGIHMQHWLGNQRTAKSSIFRRFT, encoded by the exons ATGGCATGGATTATATTTTCTGCAAA GTTCCATTCCATGGCATTTATGGTTTGTGGATGGGGGCGAAAAAGCCATGAGCACATGGTTATGAGCAAG AGTTTGGAGGCTAGCCAGAAGAAACCAATAACAGTTGGGCCATGGGGAGGCCAGCATGGCTTGTGTTGGGACGATGGGGTTTACTCATCTGTGAGGCAGTTGGTGATAGCTCATGGAGTGGGCATTGACTCCATCCAAATTGAATATGACAACAAAGGGACTTCAATTTGGTCAGAGAAGCATGGTGGAAATGGAAGCAACAAAATAGACAGG GTCAAGCTTGACTTCCCAGATGAGTTCCTAACTTCAATACATGGACACTATGGTTGCTTAAATGAATGGGGACCAGTGTTTGTTCGATCACTTTCTTTTGAAAGCAACAGGAAAACATATGGACCATTTGGTACTGAACAAGGAACCTATTTCTCATTCCCAATGGCTGGGGGCAAGATTGTTGGGTTCCATGGCAAGGCTGGCTGGTATCTTGATGCAATTGGAGCTTATTTGAAACCAGTTGAGAAGCAATATTCGTCCAATGTTAGGCTCAAATCACAAAACTACGTTGCTAATGGGACTGAGAAGGTTGGCTACTCTGTAATACAAGGGAGCGTTGGAGAAAACTTTGATATAGTTCTTGCTGTAAGACAAAAGGATGAATATGGCAACCCTCTACAGAAAAAAACTAGGGAGTTTTCTACCACAGAATACAACAAGGTAGAGATCAAAGAAAAG GTGCCAAGCATTGAGAAGGTGCCCTCGAGAGTTGATGGCGCTGTAACATATGGACCCTGGGGTGGTACTGGTGGGTCTACATTTGATGATGGAACCTACACAGGTATTAGACAAATTAATTTGTCACGCAATGTTGGAATTGTTTGGATAAGAGCCTTGTATGATTGTGATGGGGATGCCATATGGGGAAACAGACATGGTGGCAGTGGAggatttaaaaatgaaaag ATAATCTTTGATTTCCCATCTGAAGTTTTGACACATATAGTAGGCTCATATGGTCCTCTGATGTACATGGGGCCTAGTGTTATCAGGTCACTCACTTTCTACACCAATAAAGGGAAGTATGGGCCATTTGGAGAAGAACAAGGAACCAGTTTCGCCACCAAATTGAAGGAAGGAAAGATTGTCGGTATCCACGGGAGGAAAGGTTTATTCTTAGATGCTCTAGGTGTACATGTTATAGAAGGGAAAATAATGCCACTGAATCATTGTACTTCCAATGCAATTATACCTTACGAACCTGCTGTCTCTGAGTTAGATAATCCTCACTGGTCCAATAAACTTGCATTAGCAAGGCAAGTACCAAATGAAGAG GTTGCCTTTGGTGTGATAAAAGAACCAGCTCCATGTGGACCAGGTCCATGGGGAGGGGATGGAGGGAGACCATGGGATGATGGTGTGTTTTCGGGGATCAAGCAGATCTATTTGACAAGAGTAGCAGAAGCCATTTGTTCGGTTCAGATTGAGTATGATCGAAATGGACAAGCAGTTTGGTCCATTAAGCATGGGGGTAATGGAGGAACTGCCACACATCGg ATAAAATTGGAGTACCCACATGAAGTATTGATTTGCATCTCTGGTTATTATGGTTCAGTCAGTAGAGATGAGCGACCTAAAGTTATAAAGTCACTAACATTTTACACCAGTCGAGGGAAGTATGGTCCATTTGGTGAGGAAATAGGAACATTCTTCACATCAACCACCACAGAAGGCAAGGTGGTCGGTTTTCATGGTAGGAGTAGCTCGTACTTGGATGCCATTGGAATCCATATGCAACACTGGCTCGGAAATCAACGAACTGCAAAGTCATCCATCTTCAGAAGGTTTACTTGA